From Miscanthus floridulus cultivar M001 chromosome 15, ASM1932011v1, whole genome shotgun sequence, the proteins below share one genomic window:
- the LOC136507243 gene encoding uncharacterized protein, protein MAMTPPPMPPRSRTPPTSPPLRMPLATPSDRTVLRLQGISTSTDSTALGTHRHRYSEATLKVEDDLGFSSTYVPSGTGEMWTLYVHCKNGLPDQDYVMFKLERPHIKLSTLTSLKDQLGYNARDFLYYKKRCGRDVASLQPLDFVRHAEIMLQDNESEKEIRLVLSKEQETAQQVSITPLKRPRQQLEEDEHLFMDDPFDAYKDCLKKLRPEQSKNLKDDTRQQAVNTYKEFLRMKGDILEIMAFVKQRDTDAIVDEDDESNGSNATPPSNRPSHASKARDEGNGHGSNERKKRGRGTVKGLTVGNKRVKERIHTLLIEFSESRGGPIGPNTRAFVDEVILFTRQWAPLIGVNSWKDKKEEVKLEIAEEIPLRWSFINIDDVDKRKEKIWKIAKERYRGWRSDLSATYKAYNSYGERIRNKPEEIHLFEWHYLQLYFGSNKFKKLSSQNSSNRQQQRTMHVMGSKNFSQCSFELENATMKIGEIGLEPDRLALTTVEENMIF, encoded by the exons ATGGCCATGACGCCGCCACCTATGCCACCTCGGTCCAGGACGCCCCCGACATCGCCTCCGTTGAGGATGCCACTGGCAACGCCTTCAGACAGGACAGTGCTTCGTTTGCAGGGCATCAGCACCAGCACAGACTCCACCGCCTTGGGTACCCATCGCCATCGATATTCTGAGGCCACCCTCAAAGTAGAAGATGATCTTGGGTTCTCTTCTACATATGTCCCCAG TGGCACGGGCGAAATGTGGACTCTTTATGTTCATTGCAAGAATGGACTTCCAGATCAGGATTATGTAATGTTCAAATTGGAAAGGCCTCATATAAAATTGTCAACCTTGACATCTCTTAAGGACCAGCTTGGGTATAATGCCCGGGACTTCTTGTACTACAAGAAGCGTTGTGGAAGAGATGTTGCAAGTCTTCAGCCCCTCGATTTTGTCAGACATGCAGAGATTATGCTACAAGACAATGAGAGTGAGAAGGAAATCAGATTAGTACTCTCAAAGGAACAAGAGACAGCACAGCAAGTCAGCATAACACCCCTCAAGCGCCCAAGGCAGCAGCTGGAAGAAGATGAGCATCTGTTTATGGATGATCCTTTTGATGCATACAAGGACTGCCTAAAGAAGCTACGACCGGAACAATCCAAAA ATTTGAAGGATGACACTAGGCAACAAGCAGTCAACACGTACAAGGAATTTTTAAGGATGAAAGGGGACATTCTAGAAATTA TGGCATTTGTCAAGCAACGTGACACCGATGCAATCGTAGACGAAGACGACGAAAGCAATGGAAGCAATGCGACACCACCCTCAAATAGGCCAAGCCATGCAAGTAAGGCAAGAGACGAGGGAAATG GACATGGCTCCAATGAACGCAAGAAAAGAGGTCGTGGCACTGTTAAAGGATTAACAGTAGGCAACAAGAGAGTTAAGGAACGCATTCACACACTTCTAATCGAATTTTCAGAAAGCCGTGGAGGACCCATTGGGCCGAATACCCGTGCATTTGTCGATGAGGTCATTTTATTTACAAGGCAATGGGCCCCACTAATTGGAGTAAACAGTTGGAAGGATAAAAAGGAAGAAGTCAAACTAGAAATTGCAGAAGAGATACCG CTTAGGTGGAGCTTCATCAACATTGATGATGtggataaaagaaaagagaaaatatGGAAAATTGCCAAGGAGCGGTACAGAGGATGGCGATCTGATCTGAGTGCCACATACAAGGCTTATAATAGTTATGGTGAGAGGATACGAAATAAACCCGAAGAAATACACCTTTTTGAGTGGCACTACTTGCAGTTGTATTTTGGATCTAATAAATTCAAG AAACTTAGCAGCCAAAACTCCTCCAACCGTCAGCAGCAAAGAACCATGCATGTGATGGGTTCAAAGAACTTCTCACAATGTAGCTTTGAGCTG GAAAATGCAACCATGAAAATTGGTGAGATTGGATTAGAACCTGATAGACTAGCACTTACAACTGTTGAAGAGAACATGATTTTCTAG